A region of Nakaseomyces glabratus chromosome M, complete sequence DNA encodes the following proteins:
- the PET20 gene encoding Pet20p (CAGL0M02101g~Ortholog(s) have role in aerobic respiration and mitochondrion localization): MSVSLVLCTWGGAARTARVYRVVKQAMIRTMFVRLRSAGQVRYQSSFSFPSSQSLLQKGQLGKKKRSVRKLGLGISDKKQYNSGVTSAAQEAGGAVRDLKSEKAQTKKKVYDYSTLPRVEQISDTKLKNMSTEVLYSGYRPLFFDVEPKNSQEGKTLYEFAMKLEEFQEAMSPWVSSATGSEMYAEWDNVPGDVIKDLKPFTPPVVNSRKLNGATGENANDFDEQGNFQKKAFFDKVQSILNRNGKGGRKRPGVTVLKHLKKLKEQN, translated from the coding sequence ATGAGTGTCTCTTTGGTTCTTTGTACCTGGGGGGGAGCGGCTAGGACAGCAAGAGTCTATAGAGTTGTTAAGCAGGCGATGATACGTACGATGTTTGTTAGATTGCGGAGCGCTGGGCAGGTTCGGTACCAGTCGTCATTCTCGTTTCCCAGCAGTCAGTCGTTGTTGCAGAAGGGTCAGTTGGGAAAGAAGAAGCGGAGTGTTCGGAAGCTTGGATTGGGGATCAGCGACAAGAAGCAGTACAACAGTGGTGTGACGAGTGCTGCTCAGGAGGCTGGGGGCGCTGTGAGGGATCTGAAGTCCGAGAAGGCTCAgacgaagaagaaagtgTATGATTACTCTACTTTGCCCCGTGTGGAGCAGATATCTGATACAAAGCTGAAGAACATGAGCACGGAGGTGTTGTACTCTGGTTATAGGCCGCTGTTTTTCGACGTCGAGCCCAAAAACAGCCAGGAGGGCAAGACTCTGTATGAGTTTGCCATGAAGTTAGAAGAGTTTCAGGAAGCCATGAGCCCCTGGGTGTCGTCCGCTACAGGTAGTGAGATGTATGCCGAGTGGGATAATGTGCCCGGTGATGTGATAAAGGACTTAAAACCATTCACGCCACCGGTAGTAAATAGTAGGAAACTGAACGGTGCCACTGGAGAAAATGCGAATGATTTTGATGAGCAAGGGAATTTCCAAAAGAAAGCGTTCTTCGACAAAGTGCAAAGCATACTTAATAGAAACGGCAAAGGTGGCAGAAAAAGGCCCGGTGTGACAGTGCTGAAGCACTTGAAGAAGCTCAAAGAACAAAACTGA
- the BEM4 gene encoding Bem4p (CAGL0M02079g~Ortholog(s) have role in Rho protein signal transduction, establishment of cell polarity and cytoplasm, nucleus localization) → MDYETLLFELKPLLDIEQLKVANIDESNVQVYTSALEKCSQGARIESNRTIIGRSGLLDSLTESLAFLLEQEFTVDTQSNKNILLIISEIVRVLANSFADNDDNRNIFFDKNRFLANPIIETYFAKVLALNLQQNDPDVIITLQMRLAAMVKNLIVDNRNYVTHYAAFLCPTSYLRLDSINLTSENEVQMALFIAELIDAILEFDKKGATLDEMKIVSTLYYQLSTYITSASVEIDDGDDEEPLIELLATLTNIAEIVFSIDGTFNFDKQQETKDIIQKNILQTIDNLEELKFHNKLIIMRRLVTTSGYIASDKSNTTHSEMNMCLNHLRNENPSPYTIGAIFINITNAIRSTEESKELEQTLSIPDIICYSKKLSDPVQFQGVLDLLKKVLNLSNTLLLPNDSLQGIANLLTYSNEQAQYFQGLIPLVNGLLNKLLTVIPSSKIEFIFQGNISEGFVKLICKNGSISASLALDKLLLVKNPIKKDITDRLWECLFHFDQVAKENNTSESANVYLLFQVAKTLGVYLRNTIDKPTEIQDFLLYQYEDQLVFLLSQILDLRDKNVRGSESAMNNGKFVAGLIIDAKKSVRTTDDDRLLAICKQFF, encoded by the coding sequence ATGGATTATGAGACGCTGTTATTTGAGTTGAAGCCTCTACTAGATattgaacaattgaaaGTGGCAAACATCGATGAATCTAATGTCCAAGTATACACGAGTGCTTTAGAGAAATGCTCACAGGGTGCTAGAATAGAAAGCAATAGAACAATAATTGGTCGGTCGGGATTGCTCGACTCGCTAACTGAATCATTGGCATTTCTTTTAGAGCAGGAGTTCACTGTTGATACCCAGTcgaataaaaatatattattgataatCTCAGAGATAGTACGAGTACTCGCGAATAGTTTTGCAGATAACGATGATAATAGGAACATATTCTTCGATAAAAATAGATTCTTGGCGAATCCTATAATTGAAACCTATTTTGCTAAGGTACTAGCCTTAAATCTTCAGCAAAATGATCCTGATGTTATCATAACACTACAAATGAGACTAGCAGCTATGGTTAAGAATTTGATAGTTGATAACCGGAATTATGTCACCCATTATGCAGCTTTTCTATGTCCTACCAGCTATTTGAGGTTGGATAGCATTAATTTGACATCTGAAAACGAAGTACAAATGGCATTGTTTATTGCTGAACTTATTGATGCTATCCTAGAATTCGACAAAAAGGGCGCTACATTAGATGAAATGAAGATTGTGAGTActctttattatcaattgtCCACCTACATCACATCGGCTTCTGTAGAAATTGATGATGGCGATGATGAAGAGCCACTAATCGAGCTTTTGGCAACATTAACAAATATAGCTGAGATTGTTTTTAGTATCGATGGTACATTTAACTTTGACAAACAACAGGAGACTAAAGATATAATCCAAAAAAACATTCTACAGACAATAGACAACTTGGAAGAACTAAAGTTTCATAATAAATTGATCATCATGAGACGCCTGGTCACGACATCAGGGTATATCGCCTCTGATAAATCAAATACTACTCACTCGGAGATGAATATGTGTTTAAATCATCTAAGAAATGAGAATCCTTCGCCGTACACAATCGGTgctatttttatcaatattacaAACGCTATCAGATCAACTGAGGAATCAAAGGAACTAGAACAAACGTTATCAATACCGGACATTATTTGCTACTCAAAAAAGCTTTCTGACCCAGTACAATTCCAAGGTGTTTTGGATCTTCTCAAAAAGGTTTTAAACTTAAGTAATACCCTATTACTCCCTAATGACAGTTTACAAGGCATTGCTAATCTTCTAACATATAGTAACGAGCAAGCACAATACTTTCAAGGATTAATTCCTTTGGTAAACGGTTTGCTGAACAAGTTACTAACAGTTATACCTAGTTCTAAAATAGAATTTATTTTCCAGGGTAATATCTCAGAAGGATTCGTGAAACTAATATGCAAAAATGGATCCATTTCTGCATCTTTGGCATTGGACAAGCTGCTGCTTGTTAAAAATCCAATCAAAAAGGACATTACAGATAGATTATGGGAATGCTTATTCCATTTCGATCAAGTAGCTAAAGAAAATAACACATCAGAATCCGCTAACGTTTATCTTCTATTTCAAGTTGCAAAGACTCTTGGTGTTTACTTGAGAAATACCATTGATAAACCCACTGAAATACAGGATTTCCTACTCTATCAATATGAGGATCAATTGGTATTCCTCTTGTCCCAAATCTTAGATTTGAGAGATAAGAATGTTAGAGGCAGTGAAAGTGCAATGAATAACGGGAAATTTGTAGCTGGATTAATCATTGATGCTAAAAAGTCTGTACGTACTACAGATGACGATAGATTACTAGCGATTTGTAAGCAGTTTTTCTAA
- the AIM44 gene encoding Aim44p (CAGL0M02123g~Ortholog(s) have role in division septum assembly, protein localization to bud neck and cellular bud neck, cellular bud tip localization), whose translation MSGMIIRTPTRTKTKSFNGKQMDFTFPSPVRGSVDEHSLDNHRIVNETLSLKPQEDIEVSSQMLSDYTSSASNANTYSGNSSNGYYSFANISDNTTASPKLHNHNNMVSPILENTESSFQLQTVESLDPQRQRIRSTYEYGHMGSNQNLRQTREKSKTAESISTTIAQQTIPTADNISFDFSDISGYEDAVSNKSENKNHKPQNSVVKNQLRATSRAAISTNDSPSLSNVYMSSLINSSLESTRKTSTASSSVRSSRSSLKRSNAVRCKGGLLQYFTKLGIKIRKNCNKLRLVMRRKLFRFKKNSKSFSRSNSIRSGLEISKLPKVRHEKKLRQESSSIAPHTLHQKRTHGFNNKLHKSMSLKSLQPALVSETVPEINNNLHDILESKEKTADVPAATKTMKTTPSLRRTPSSIRRAASILTSNVATPKASANNRNSMIEYDTVENSRISSRNSSIKSKGRLVRSSGSVGLSSIARQPSIVVKNKVIPLSMSRFSIKEEIKEEEEESEESTSDYYVETEPVEAAPRTLAGPKSYAPENFRYGANVDDIKTLYKHYLSTVISRRIKMRLEMAQGEHSATNEPALTHQSTASLKDPIASVLTEYDSEGSEGTNLFDDEDDSSASEEDDEVVLPPLKGHNSTMSFVVQSPFTRQNSMASSSALLYLPVKRSLTLPIGMKIT comes from the coding sequence ATGAGTGGGATGATAATAAGAACACCCACACGGACAAAGACAAAGTCATTCAATGGGAAGCAGATGGATTTTACGTTTCCGTCGCCGGTCCGTGGGTCGGTGGATGAGCACTCCCTCGACAACCACAGAATAGTCAATGAGACATTGTCGCTCAAGCCACAGGAAGATATAGAGGTTAGCTCGCAGATGTTGTCTGATTACACTTCTTCTGCGTCCAATGCGAATACTTACTCTGGTAACTCTTCCAACGGCTATTACTCGTTCGCTAACATCTCAGACAATACCACCGCATCTCCAAAGCTACACAATCACAACAACATGGTCTCGCCCATACTGGAGAACACAGAGTCTTCGTTCCAACTGCAAACAGTGGAGTCTCTGGATCCTCAGAGGCAGAGGATACGGAGCACTTACGAGTACGGGCACATGGGAAGTAATCAAAATCTAAGACAGACAAGGGAGAAGAGCAAGACAGCGGAATCAATATCCACTACCATAGCACAACAGACTATTCCAACAGCTGATAATATATCTTTTGATTTCTCCGACATTTCAGGTTACGAGGACGCTGTTTCTAATAAGAGTGAAAATAAGAACCATAAACCACAAAACTCAGTGGTGAAGAATCAGCTAAGGGCTACTTCGAGAGCTGCCATTAGTACAAACGATTCACCTTCTCTAAGCAATGTGTATATGTCCTCCCTTATCAACTCCTCTTTGGAGTCTACGAGGAAGACTTCTACAGCATCGAGTTCAGTAAGATCATCGAGGTCTTCCTTGAAAAGGTCTAATGCAGTACGTTGCAAAGGTGGACTGTTACAGTATTTCACAAAGTTAGGAATAAAGATTAGAAAAAACTGTAACAAACTGAGACTGGTGATGAGACGTAAGTTGTTCAGATTCAAGAAGAATTCCAAGTCATTTTCACGCTCCAATAGTATACGCAGTGGATTGGAGATATCGAAACTGCCTAAAGTAAGGCATGAAAAAAAGCTCAGACAGGAGTCTAGCTCTATTGCACCACATACATTGCATCAAAAGAGGACACACGGCTTTAACAACAAGTTGCACAAGTCTATGTCTCTCAAGTCATTACAACCAGCATTGGTATCGGAAACGGTTCCAGAAATCAATAATAATCTGCATGATATCTTGGAAAGTAAGGAAAAGACTGCGGATGTGCCTGCGGCTACCAAGACAATGAAAACCACGCCATCACTGAGACGTACGCCATCATCGATTAGAAGGGCTGCGTCTATCTTGACCTCTAATGTGGCAACACCTAAGGCATCCGCAAATAACCGCAACTCGATGATCGAGTACGATACTGTGGAGAACTCCAGGATCTCTTCAAGGAACAGCAGTATCAAGTCCAAAGGGAGATTGGTACGCTCCAGTGGTTCCGTTGGTCTATCGTCCATTGCAAGACAGCCATCCATTGTGGTGAAGAACAAAGTGATTCCACTTTCGATGAGCAGATTCTCCATCAAGGAGGAGATtaaagaagaggaagaagagagTGAAGAGTCTACGAGCGATTACTACGTCGAAACTGAGCCTGTGGAGGCTGCTCCAAGGACTTTGGCGGGACCAAAGTCCTACGCTCCGGAAAACTTTAGATATGGCGCCAACGTGGACGATATCAAGACCTTGTACAAGCACTACTTGAGCACAGTGATCTCAAGACGCATCAAGATGAGACTAGAGATGGCCCAGGGTGAGCACAGTGCAACTAACGAACCAGCGCTAACTCACCAGAGCACTGCCAGTCTCAAGGACCCTATTGCCTCTGTTCTGACAGAATACGACAGTGAGGGATCGGAAGGCACCAACTTATTTGACGATGAGGACGATTCCTCGGCCTCGGAGGAGGACGACGAAGTCGTCCTGCCTCCATTGAAGGGACACAACAGCACCATGAGCTTCGTGGTGCAGTCTCCATTTACCAGGCAGAACTCCATGGCAAGCTCCAGCGCGCTCTTGTACCTACCCGTGAAGCGTTCATTGACCCTGCCCATCGGCATGAAGATAACATGA
- a CDS encoding uncharacterized protein (CAGL0M02057g~Ortholog(s) have fungal-type vacuole membrane localization) translates to MGPIKPGMDNCQLLGPASLLVQCLMGISALALLLFKRNHEHPRRKMEIWLFDIGKQIIGALGIHFINVGISVLKRHHEKKAYLFISIIGNLIESVSSTREDDGSDEQCDWYFLNLLLDTTVGIPILWLAINCITYILQYLNIKNVESGNYFAEEENDIESQESEQPLITAFFKQLGIFTSSLIVMKICVYLVLNYFEDLAYWFANLILSWSDRWPDLQVTLVMFVFPIILNCFQYFCVDNVIKLHSDDVNNYNSKSFEPEEVIQEEYTNLISGAQKKDKNKQSAYETIS, encoded by the coding sequence ATGGGACCGATCAAACCAGGAATGGATAACTGCCAGTTGTTGGGGCCTGCATCTTTGCTAGTTCAGTGCTTAATGGGGATTTCTGCACTAGCTTTGTTGCTATTTAAGAGAAATCACGAGCACCCGAGGAGAAAGATGGAGATATGGCTGTTCGATATTGGCAAGCAAATCATCGGTGCCTTGGGTATACATTTTATTAATGTTGGCATAAGTGTTTTAAAGAGACatcatgaaaaaaaagcataTTTATTTATCAGTATAATAGGGAATCTCATAGAGAGCGTGTCTTCTACCAGAGAAGATGATGGTTCAGATGAACAGTGTGACTGGTATTTCTTAAATCTATTACTGGATACTACCGTGGGGATACCAATTCTCTGGTTGGCGATTAATTGTATCACTTATATTCTGCAATATCTCAACATCAAAAACGTTGAATCAGGGAACTATTTTGCCGAAGAGGAGAATGATATAGAATCACAAGAGTCAGAACAGCCATTAATAACTGCATTTTTCAAACAGCTAGGTATTTTTACCAGTAGTTTGATAGTTATGAAAATCTGTGTATATTTAGTACTCAACTATTTTGAAGATTTAGCATACTGGTTTGctaatttaattttatcCTGGTCAGATAGATGGCCCGATTTACAAGTCACTTTGGTTATGTTTGTGTTCCCCATAATATTGaattgttttcaatatttttgcGTAGACAACGTTATAAAATTACATTCAGATGATGTAAACAACTACAATTCAAAGAGTTTTGAACCAGAGGAAGTAATACAAGAAGAATACACAAATTTGATATCGGGAGCTCAgaaaaaagataagaatAAACAATCAGCTTACGAAACCATTTCATAA